In Arthrobacter sp. B3I4, the following proteins share a genomic window:
- the rpmC gene encoding 50S ribosomal protein L29, protein MAVGSKELASAQLDGFDNERLVEELRKAKEELFNLRFQSATGQLENHGRLRAVKKDIARIYTVLRERELGIRAEVAAPVVEAKEEKKSKKAATKKADKAETVETEEDAK, encoded by the coding sequence ATGGCAGTAGGATCCAAGGAACTTGCATCCGCACAGCTGGACGGTTTCGACAACGAGCGTCTCGTTGAAGAACTCCGCAAGGCCAAGGAAGAGCTGTTCAACCTGCGTTTCCAGTCCGCCACCGGCCAGCTGGAGAACCACGGTCGCCTGCGCGCGGTAAAGAAGGACATCGCCCGCATCTACACCGTTCTCCGTGAGCGCGAGCTGGGCATTCGTGCCGAGGTTGCCGCACCGGTTGTGGAAGCCAAGGAAGAAAAGAAGTCCAAGAAGGCTGCAACCAAGAAGGCCGACAAGGCCGAGACGGTTGAAACCGAGGAGGACGCCAAGTGA
- the rpsQ gene encoding 30S ribosomal protein S17 translates to MSEKDENVTETVSAAAQADERGYRKTKRGYVVSDKMEKTIVVQVEDRVKHALYGKVMRRNTKIKAHDEENSAGIGDLVLLAETRPLSATKRWRLVEILEKAK, encoded by the coding sequence GTGAGTGAAAAGGACGAGAACGTGACGGAAACTGTTTCCGCCGCCGCCCAGGCTGACGAGCGCGGTTACCGTAAGACGAAGCGCGGTTACGTCGTCTCGGACAAGATGGAAAAGACCATCGTTGTCCAGGTCGAAGACCGCGTGAAGCACGCCCTCTACGGCAAGGTTATGCGCCGCAACACGAAGATCAAGGCTCACGACGAAGAGAACTCCGCCGGCATCGGCGACCTGGTTCTCCTCGCCGAGACCCGCCCGCTCTCCGCCACCAAGCGGTGGCGTCTGGTGGAGATCCTCGAGAAGGCCAAGTAA
- the rplN gene encoding 50S ribosomal protein L14, producing MIQQESRLKVADNTGAKEILTIRVLGGSGRRYAGIGDVIVATVKDAIPGGNVKKGDVVKAVIVRTKKERRRADGSYIKFDENAAVILKNDGDPRGTRIFGPVGRELRDKKFMKIVSLAPEVL from the coding sequence GTGATTCAGCAGGAGTCGCGACTCAAGGTCGCCGACAACACGGGTGCTAAGGAAATCCTTACCATTCGCGTTCTCGGTGGATCTGGCCGTCGCTACGCAGGCATTGGCGACGTAATCGTCGCCACCGTCAAGGATGCAATTCCGGGCGGCAACGTAAAGAAGGGCGACGTCGTCAAGGCTGTCATCGTCCGTACCAAGAAGGAACGCCGCCGTGCGGATGGTTCCTACATCAAGTTTGACGAGAACGCAGCTGTGATCCTGAAGAACGACGGTGACCCCCGCGGTACCCGTATCTTCGGACCGGTTGGTCGTGAACTGCGTGACAAGAAGTTCATGAAGATCGTTTCTCTGGCTCCGGAGGTGCTCTAG
- the rplX gene encoding 50S ribosomal protein L24, which translates to MAKIKKGDLVQVITGAKAERGGDRGKQGKVLRVFPETNRVLVEGINRVTKHTKVGQSQRGTKTGGIEVVEASIHISNVALVDPSTKKPTRVGFRTETVERDGVKREVRVRVAKSSGKDI; encoded by the coding sequence ATGGCTAAGATCAAAAAGGGTGACCTCGTTCAGGTCATCACTGGCGCCAAGGCTGAGCGCGGCGGCGACCGTGGCAAGCAGGGCAAGGTTCTGCGCGTCTTCCCGGAAACCAACCGTGTGTTGGTTGAAGGCATCAACCGCGTAACCAAGCACACCAAGGTCGGTCAGTCGCAGCGCGGCACCAAGACCGGTGGCATCGAGGTCGTCGAGGCTTCAATCCACATCTCCAACGTGGCCCTGGTTGACCCCTCCACCAAGAAGCCCACCCGCGTCGGTTTCCGCACCGAGACCGTTGAGCGCGATGGCGTGAAGCGTGAAGTGCGTGTCCGCGTGGCCAAGAGCTCAGGGAAGGACATCTAA
- the rplE gene encoding 50S ribosomal protein L5, with amino-acid sequence MTETLETPASKIVPRLKTKYADSIKGSLVEEFKYENVNQVPRLVKVVVNMGVGDAAKDSKLIDGAVRDLTLITGQKPQVTKARKSIAQFKLREGMPIGAHATLRGDRMWEFLDRLVTLALPRIRDFRGLSGKQFDGNGNYTFGLTEQVMFHEIDQDSIDRVRGMDITVVTTAKTDDEGRALLKALGFPFKTED; translated from the coding sequence ATGACTGAGACTCTCGAGACTCCGGCAAGCAAGATCGTTCCTCGTCTGAAGACCAAGTACGCGGATTCCATCAAGGGCTCGCTCGTTGAGGAATTCAAGTACGAAAACGTCAATCAGGTTCCCCGTCTGGTGAAGGTCGTTGTGAACATGGGTGTTGGAGATGCCGCCAAGGACTCCAAGCTGATCGACGGCGCTGTCCGCGATCTGACCCTGATCACCGGCCAGAAGCCGCAGGTGACCAAGGCCCGCAAGTCGATCGCACAGTTCAAGCTGCGCGAAGGCATGCCGATCGGTGCGCACGCAACTCTGCGTGGCGACCGCATGTGGGAATTCCTGGACCGTCTGGTCACGCTGGCTCTGCCGCGTATCCGCGACTTCCGGGGCCTCAGCGGCAAGCAGTTCGACGGCAACGGCAACTACACCTTCGGTCTGACCGAGCAGGTTATGTTCCACGAGATCGACCAGGATTCCATCGACCGCGTTCGCGGCATGGACATCACCGTCGTGACCACTGCCAAGACCGACGACGAAGGCCGCGCGCTGCTCAAGGCGCTTGGCTTCCCGTTCAAGACCGAAGACTAA
- the rplF gene encoding 50S ribosomal protein L6 yields MSRIGRLPITVPAGVEVKVDGSVVSVKGSKGELSHTVASPIEVTLEDNTLTVARPNDERASRSLHGLTRTLIANMIQGVTAGYEKKLEIVGTGYRVQAKGSDLEFALGYSHPVSVSAPNGITFAVETPTKLSVSGISKQQVGEVAANIRKLRKPDPYKGKGIRYAGEVIRRKVGKAGK; encoded by the coding sequence ATGTCACGTATTGGACGTCTCCCCATCACCGTTCCCGCCGGCGTTGAGGTCAAGGTTGACGGCTCTGTCGTCAGCGTCAAGGGTTCCAAAGGCGAGCTGAGCCACACTGTGGCCAGCCCGATCGAGGTCACCCTGGAAGACAACACCCTGACTGTCGCCCGCCCGAACGACGAGCGCGCCTCACGTTCGCTGCACGGCCTGACCCGCACCCTGATCGCCAACATGATCCAGGGCGTTACCGCAGGCTACGAGAAGAAGCTTGAGATTGTCGGTACCGGTTACCGCGTCCAGGCCAAGGGTTCTGACCTGGAGTTCGCTCTGGGCTACAGCCACCCGGTTAGCGTCTCGGCACCGAACGGCATCACCTTTGCAGTTGAGACCCCGACCAAGCTCTCTGTTTCAGGTATTTCCAAGCAGCAGGTCGGCGAGGTTGCTGCCAACATTCGCAAGCTGCGGAAGCCGGACCCCTACAAGGGCAAGGGCATCCGCTACGCCGGCGAAGTCATCCGCCGCAAGGTCGGAAAGGCTGGTAAGTAA
- the rplR gene encoding 50S ribosomal protein L18: protein MAIAINKKRTNKSKAAQRSRRQLRIRKRISGTAVRPRLVVNRSARHVFVQVVDDTKGLTVASASTLEADLRAFDGDKTAKAKRVGELVAERAKAAGIEAVVFDRGGNKYHGRIAAVADGAREGGLAL from the coding sequence ATGGCCATCGCAATTAACAAGAAGCGTACGAACAAGAGCAAGGCTGCCCAGCGCAGCCGCCGCCAGCTTCGTATCCGCAAGCGCATCTCCGGTACGGCTGTACGTCCTCGTCTGGTCGTCAACCGTTCCGCCCGCCACGTATTCGTCCAGGTTGTCGATGACACCAAGGGCCTGACCGTAGCGAGCGCCTCCACTCTGGAAGCCGACCTTCGTGCATTCGACGGTGACAAGACCGCCAAGGCCAAGCGCGTCGGTGAACTCGTCGCCGAGCGTGCCAAGGCTGCGGGCATCGAAGCAGTTGTCTTCGACCGCGGTGGTAACAAGTACCACGGCCGGATCGCCGCCGTCGCCGACGGCGCACGTGAAGGTGGGCTGGCACTGTGA
- the rpsE gene encoding 30S ribosomal protein S5, giving the protein MTEAAAAPATETAAPATTDDRRGGARRGERGDRGQGRGDRGGRGGRDGGREAEKSQFVERVVTINRVSKVVKGGRRFSFTALVVVGDGNGMVGVGYGKAKEVPAAIAKGVEEAKKSFFRVPRIGNTIPHRVQGEAAAGVVMLRPASAGTGVIAGGPVRAVLECVGIHDILSKSLGSSNAINIVHATVDALKRLEEPAAVAARRGLPLDEVAPPAMVKALLNQKAGV; this is encoded by the coding sequence GTGACTGAAGCTGCAGCTGCTCCGGCAACTGAGACCGCTGCGCCCGCTACCACCGACGACCGCCGTGGTGGCGCCCGTCGTGGCGAGCGTGGCGACCGCGGCCAGGGCCGTGGCGACCGTGGTGGCCGTGGTGGCCGCGACGGTGGCCGCGAAGCCGAGAAGAGCCAGTTCGTAGAGCGCGTCGTAACCATCAACCGTGTTTCCAAGGTCGTCAAGGGTGGTCGTCGCTTCAGCTTCACCGCCCTCGTCGTCGTCGGTGACGGCAACGGTATGGTCGGCGTCGGCTACGGCAAGGCCAAGGAAGTTCCCGCTGCCATCGCGAAGGGCGTTGAAGAGGCTAAGAAGTCCTTCTTCCGCGTTCCCCGCATCGGCAACACCATCCCGCACCGGGTCCAGGGTGAGGCCGCCGCAGGCGTCGTCATGTTGCGTCCGGCGTCCGCCGGTACCGGTGTTATCGCCGGTGGCCCGGTCCGTGCAGTACTGGAGTGCGTGGGCATCCACGACATCCTCTCCAAGTCGCTCGGTTCCTCCAACGCCATCAACATCGTTCACGCGACTGTTGACGCGCTGAAGCGCCTCGAAGAGCCGGCAGCAGTGGCAGCACGCCGCGGCCTGCCGCTGGACGAAGTTGCTCCGCCGGCAATGGTGAAGGCGCTCCTTAACCAGAAGGCAGGTGTCTGA
- the rpmD gene encoding 50S ribosomal protein L30, with product MAKNLIPSDAQLEITQIKSAIGGKQNQRDTLRSLGLKRIGHTVVRTADAVTVGMLNTVPHLVKVEEAK from the coding sequence ATGGCTAAGAACCTGATCCCCTCCGACGCTCAGTTGGAGATCACTCAGATCAAGTCCGCCATTGGCGGCAAGCAGAACCAGCGCGACACCCTTCGGTCCCTCGGCCTGAAGCGGATCGGACACACCGTTGTCCGCACCGCCGACGCCGTGACCGTGGGAATGCTCAACACGGTTCCGCACCTGGTAAAGGTAGAGGAGGCGAAGTAA
- the rplO gene encoding 50S ribosomal protein L15, producing the protein MAEKNTAEKAQGAAAEKQNALKVHHLRPAPGAKTAKTRVGRGEGSKGKTAGRGTKGTAARYQVKAGFAGGQLPLHMRLPKLRGFKNPFRVEYQVVNLDKLNELFPEGGSVTVENLVEKGAVRKNQPVKVLGTGDITVKVDVTVHAFSASAAEKIAAAGGSTTAL; encoded by the coding sequence ATGGCAGAGAAGAACACCGCCGAGAAGGCACAGGGCGCCGCTGCTGAGAAGCAGAACGCACTGAAGGTTCACCACCTGCGTCCCGCCCCGGGTGCCAAGACCGCCAAGACCCGTGTTGGTCGTGGTGAAGGCTCCAAGGGTAAGACCGCCGGTCGTGGCACGAAGGGTACTGCAGCCCGCTACCAGGTCAAGGCTGGCTTTGCCGGCGGCCAGCTGCCGCTGCACATGCGTCTGCCGAAGCTGCGCGGCTTCAAGAACCCGTTCCGGGTTGAGTACCAGGTGGTAAACCTGGACAAGCTCAACGAGCTGTTCCCGGAAGGTGGCTCAGTCACCGTGGAGAACCTGGTCGAAAAGGGTGCCGTTCGCAAGAACCAGCCCGTCAAGGTGCTGGGCACCGGCGACATCACCGTCAAGGTTGACGTCACCGTCCACGCATTCTCGGCCAGCGCCGCAGAGAAGATTGCTGCAGCAGGCGGAAGCACCACCGCCCTCTAA
- the secY gene encoding preprotein translocase subunit SecY → MLSAFGRAFRTPDLRRKLLFTLGIITIFRLGAFIPSPGVNYQNVQQCLQNGQTSGGIYQLVNLFSGGALLQVSIFALGIMPYITSSIIVQLLRVVIPRFQQLYDEGASGQSKLTQYTRYLTIALGLLNATTLVSLARSGQLLPNCQLPIIPDSSIITTILIIITLTAGTGLIMWMGELVTEKGVGNGMSLLIFTSIAASFPTSLGAIWKAQGPGTFFMVLVVGLLTVALVVFVEQSQRRIPVQYAKRMIGRRTVGGTSTYIPIKVNMAGVVPVIFASSMLYLPGLISQFNQPKPGEPVAPWVEWINNNLTRGDHPIYMALYFAMIVFFTYFYVAITFNPEEVSDNMKKYGGFIPGIRAGKPTADYLQYVLSRITLPGAIYLGFVALIPLIALVLINANQNFPFGGTSILIMVGVGLETVKQIDAQLQQRHYEGLLR, encoded by the coding sequence TTGCTTAGCGCATTCGGCCGGGCCTTTCGCACGCCTGATCTGCGACGCAAGTTGTTGTTCACGCTGGGAATCATCACTATCTTCCGCTTGGGTGCCTTCATTCCCTCGCCTGGTGTGAACTACCAGAATGTCCAGCAATGCTTGCAGAACGGTCAGACCTCGGGCGGGATCTACCAGCTCGTCAACCTGTTCAGCGGCGGTGCATTGCTGCAGGTCTCAATCTTCGCGCTTGGGATCATGCCGTACATCACGTCCAGCATCATCGTCCAGCTGCTCCGCGTGGTCATCCCGCGGTTCCAGCAGCTCTACGATGAGGGCGCCTCGGGCCAGTCCAAGCTGACCCAGTACACCCGTTACCTCACGATCGCCCTGGGTCTCCTGAACGCCACGACACTGGTGTCGCTGGCACGTTCCGGCCAGCTGCTGCCCAACTGCCAGCTCCCGATCATTCCTGACTCGAGCATCATCACGACGATCCTGATCATCATCACCCTGACGGCCGGCACCGGCCTGATCATGTGGATGGGCGAGCTGGTCACCGAGAAGGGTGTGGGCAACGGCATGTCGCTGCTCATCTTCACCTCCATCGCCGCCAGCTTCCCCACCTCGCTCGGCGCGATCTGGAAGGCCCAGGGCCCGGGCACGTTCTTCATGGTGCTGGTGGTCGGCCTGCTGACCGTGGCTTTGGTGGTTTTCGTGGAGCAGTCCCAGCGCCGAATCCCGGTGCAGTACGCCAAGCGCATGATCGGCCGCCGCACCGTGGGCGGCACCAGCACCTACATCCCCATCAAGGTGAACATGGCCGGCGTCGTGCCCGTCATCTTCGCGTCCTCGATGCTGTACCTGCCGGGCCTGATTTCCCAGTTCAACCAGCCCAAGCCCGGCGAACCTGTTGCGCCCTGGGTCGAGTGGATCAACAACAACCTGACCCGTGGTGACCACCCCATCTACATGGCCCTCTACTTCGCCATGATTGTGTTCTTCACCTACTTCTATGTTGCGATCACTTTCAACCCTGAGGAAGTTTCTGACAACATGAAGAAGTACGGCGGCTTCATTCCGGGCATCCGTGCCGGCAAGCCGACCGCGGACTACCTGCAGTATGTGCTTTCCCGGATCACTTTGCCCGGCGCGATCTACCTGGGCTTTGTGGCCCTGATCCCGCTGATCGCCCTGGTCCTGATCAACGCCAACCAGAACTTCCCGTTCGGTGGCACCTCGATCCTGATCATGGTGGGCGTCGGATTGGAGACCGTCAAGCAGATTGACGCGCAACTACAGCAGCGTCACTACGAAGGGCTTTTGCGATGA
- a CDS encoding adenylate kinase has protein sequence MLIIGPPGSGKGTQAERISERLGVIAISTGDIFRANVKGETPLGIEAKKYMDAGDFVPDSVTNKMVRDRLTEADVEPGFLLDGYPRTTAQVDYLDQILADGEQKLDVVLQLTADDEELVKRLLGRAKETGRSDDNEAVIRHRLDLYHGQTEAVVAKYAERGILTQVDGIGGIDEVTDRVMRAIKAAQSA, from the coding sequence ATGTTGATTATCGGACCTCCCGGTTCCGGCAAGGGGACACAGGCGGAACGCATTTCGGAGCGCCTCGGCGTCATTGCGATCTCGACCGGCGACATCTTCCGTGCCAACGTCAAGGGTGAGACGCCGCTCGGCATCGAAGCCAAGAAGTACATGGATGCCGGGGATTTCGTGCCGGACAGCGTCACCAACAAGATGGTCCGGGACCGCCTCACGGAGGCCGACGTCGAACCGGGCTTCCTGCTCGACGGCTACCCGCGGACCACGGCGCAGGTGGACTACCTCGACCAGATCCTCGCCGACGGCGAGCAGAAGCTCGACGTCGTCCTGCAGCTCACGGCCGACGACGAAGAACTCGTCAAGCGCCTGCTGGGCCGTGCAAAGGAAACCGGCCGCAGCGATGACAATGAAGCCGTCATACGCCACCGGCTGGATCTCTACCACGGCCAGACCGAGGCTGTCGTGGCGAAGTATGCCGAGCGCGGCATCCTGACCCAGGTTGACGGTATCGGCGGCATCGACGAGGTCACCGACCGCGTCATGCGGGCCATCAAGGCTGCGCAGTCAGCCTGA
- the map gene encoding type I methionyl aminopeptidase, which translates to MAFGQTRIEYKTNAQMRTMHEAGLVLSRALDAAVAAAVPGATTRDLDAVFAGVLEEAGAKSNFLGYHGFPATVCTSVNEEVVHGIPGDRVLQDGDIISIDGGAIVDGWHSDSARTVIVGTADPEDQRLSDVTEAAMWHGIAALATGKFVGDIGNAVDDYVSSVPGKPLGILEDYVGHGIGSEMHMAPDVLNYRTSHRGPKIRPGLCLAIEPMLVRGSIDTAVLADDWTVVTTDGKRSCQWEHSVAVHEKGIWVLSAVDGGAAKLAPLGVVPVPIP; encoded by the coding sequence ATGGCATTCGGCCAGACCCGCATTGAATACAAGACCAACGCCCAGATGCGGACCATGCATGAAGCCGGGCTGGTCCTCAGCCGCGCCCTGGATGCCGCCGTTGCGGCGGCGGTTCCCGGCGCAACCACCCGCGACCTCGACGCCGTCTTTGCCGGCGTTCTGGAGGAGGCAGGAGCCAAGTCCAACTTTTTGGGCTACCACGGCTTCCCCGCCACGGTCTGCACCTCGGTGAACGAGGAAGTAGTGCACGGCATCCCGGGAGACCGCGTCCTGCAGGACGGGGACATCATCTCGATCGACGGCGGTGCGATCGTGGACGGCTGGCACTCCGATTCGGCGCGGACCGTCATCGTGGGCACGGCCGACCCCGAGGATCAGCGGCTCTCCGACGTCACCGAGGCGGCGATGTGGCACGGAATCGCGGCACTGGCGACCGGGAAATTCGTCGGCGACATCGGCAACGCGGTGGACGACTACGTTTCCTCCGTCCCCGGTAAACCGCTGGGCATCCTGGAGGACTACGTGGGCCACGGGATCGGCTCCGAGATGCACATGGCGCCCGACGTGCTGAACTACCGCACCAGCCACCGCGGGCCGAAGATCCGCCCCGGGCTGTGCCTGGCCATCGAACCCATGCTGGTCCGCGGCAGCATCGACACCGCCGTGCTGGCGGACGACTGGACGGTCGTCACCACCGACGGCAAGCGTTCCTGCCAGTGGGAGCACTCGGTGGCGGTGCACGAAAAGGGCATCTGGGTGCTTTCCGCCGTTGACGGGGGAGCCGCTAAGCTGGCGCCCCTCGGCGTCGTGCCGGTCCCGATTCCCTAA
- a CDS encoding ABC transporter substrate-binding protein: protein MALNFDRRNFLGLAGASAGAAALAACGGPSTGGSNAAASASADTDFSSVKPAASFDFWSNHPGKSQDAEKAIIEKFQAKFPEIKVNLITAGANYEEIAQKFQTSQAAKSALPGLVVLSDVWWFRYFTNGNIIPLDGLIKQLDIKVDDFQKSLVADYKYADKQWALPYGRSTPLFYYNKDHFKAAGLPDRAPKTWQEFAEWAPKLKAASGSQYAYIYPALAGYAGWTLQNMLWGWGGSWSNDWNINCDSAESVAALQWAQDSIYKDKWAGVSSKEAADDFSAGITSTTIASTGSLLGVLQSAKFNVGVGFLPGGPKNETGVCPTGGAGLGIPSGVSKEVQLAAATFLKFMTEPESTATFAAATGYMPTRTSADMTAVLAKTPQIKTAMDQLAVTRVQDNARVFLPGADQEMAKSAAKILTQQGDVKATMTELKGTLEGIYTKDVKPKLKS from the coding sequence ATGGCACTAAACTTTGACCGCCGAAACTTCCTTGGCCTCGCCGGCGCCAGCGCCGGGGCAGCCGCCCTGGCGGCCTGCGGCGGCCCGTCCACCGGAGGCAGCAACGCCGCCGCTTCCGCCTCGGCCGACACCGACTTCAGCAGTGTGAAGCCTGCCGCGTCCTTCGACTTCTGGAGCAACCACCCGGGCAAGTCGCAGGACGCTGAGAAGGCGATCATCGAAAAGTTCCAGGCGAAGTTTCCGGAGATCAAGGTCAACCTGATCACTGCCGGCGCCAACTACGAAGAGATCGCGCAGAAGTTCCAGACCTCCCAGGCGGCGAAGTCCGCCCTGCCCGGGCTCGTGGTGCTCTCCGATGTCTGGTGGTTCCGGTACTTCACCAACGGCAACATCATCCCGCTCGACGGTCTGATCAAGCAGCTGGACATCAAGGTGGACGACTTCCAGAAGTCCCTCGTCGCGGACTACAAGTACGCGGACAAGCAGTGGGCGCTCCCCTACGGGCGCTCCACCCCGCTGTTCTACTACAACAAGGACCACTTCAAGGCTGCCGGCCTGCCGGACCGGGCGCCGAAGACCTGGCAGGAATTTGCTGAGTGGGCCCCGAAGCTCAAGGCCGCCTCGGGCTCGCAGTACGCCTATATCTACCCGGCGCTGGCGGGCTACGCCGGGTGGACGCTGCAGAACATGCTCTGGGGATGGGGCGGCAGCTGGTCCAACGACTGGAACATCAACTGTGACTCGGCCGAGTCCGTGGCGGCCCTCCAGTGGGCCCAGGATTCGATCTACAAGGACAAGTGGGCGGGCGTCTCCTCCAAGGAGGCCGCTGACGACTTCTCCGCGGGCATCACCTCCACCACCATCGCCTCCACCGGTTCGCTGCTGGGCGTGCTGCAGTCCGCCAAGTTCAACGTCGGCGTCGGTTTCCTGCCGGGTGGCCCGAAGAACGAGACCGGCGTCTGCCCCACCGGCGGCGCCGGCCTCGGCATTCCCAGCGGCGTCAGCAAGGAAGTCCAGCTCGCGGCCGCAACGTTCCTGAAGTTCATGACCGAGCCTGAGAGCACCGCGACGTTCGCGGCGGCGACCGGTTACATGCCCACGCGCACCTCTGCGGATATGACCGCTGTGCTGGCCAAGACGCCGCAGATCAAGACGGCCATGGACCAGCTTGCGGTCACCCGGGTGCAGGACAACGCCCGGGTGTTCCTGCCGGGCGCGGACCAGGAGATGGCCAAGTCGGCCGCTAAGATCCTCACCCAGCAGGGCGACGTCAAGGCCACCATGACCGAGCTCAAGGGCACCCTTGAAGGCATCTACACCAAGGACGTGAAGCCGAAGCTGAAGAGCTGA
- a CDS encoding carbohydrate ABC transporter permease has product MSTLSPVSPDPAAGAASGPDAPPQRNRPLSRANLVQTIAGGYVPLIVATLVVVLPLLWMVLSSFKQPGEIVTMDLKILPQSVTLENYQIAMTTVPFARFFVNSLIVTTVGATVKVILAILTAYALVFVRFPFKNVIFIVILVALMVPPQVSILPNYILIAGVGGKNTLWGIILPGLGTAFGTFLLRQHFMTLPGSILEAAEIDGAGHWRRLWQVVVPVSGPSIATVALVTVVSEWNDYIWPLIITDRPETMTLPVGLTLLQNSEGNGSGWGILMAGAVLVIVPILLVFAALQRYIVAGLTQGSTTG; this is encoded by the coding sequence GTGAGCACGCTCTCCCCCGTGAGCCCCGATCCGGCAGCCGGTGCCGCTTCCGGACCGGACGCTCCCCCGCAGCGGAACCGGCCACTGTCCCGCGCCAATCTGGTCCAGACGATTGCCGGCGGCTACGTCCCGCTCATCGTGGCGACCCTCGTGGTGGTCCTGCCCCTGCTCTGGATGGTGCTGAGCTCCTTCAAACAGCCCGGCGAAATCGTCACGATGGACCTCAAGATCCTGCCCCAGAGCGTGACCCTGGAGAACTACCAGATCGCGATGACGACCGTGCCGTTCGCAAGGTTCTTCGTGAACAGCCTGATCGTCACCACCGTGGGTGCCACTGTGAAGGTGATCCTGGCCATCCTGACGGCCTATGCCCTGGTGTTTGTCCGCTTCCCCTTCAAGAACGTCATTTTCATCGTCATCCTGGTCGCGCTCATGGTGCCGCCGCAGGTTTCCATCCTGCCCAACTACATTCTGATCGCCGGTGTGGGTGGGAAGAACACGCTGTGGGGCATCATCCTGCCGGGGCTGGGAACCGCCTTCGGCACGTTCCTGCTGCGTCAGCACTTCATGACGCTGCCCGGCTCCATCCTGGAGGCGGCCGAGATCGACGGTGCCGGCCACTGGCGCCGGCTGTGGCAGGTGGTGGTCCCCGTCTCCGGGCCCTCAATCGCCACGGTCGCCCTGGTCACAGTGGTGAGCGAATGGAATGACTACATCTGGCCGCTCATCATTACCGACCGCCCCGAAACTATGACCCTCCCGGTGGGCTTAACCCTGCTGCAGAACTCGGAAGGCAACGGCTCCGGCTGGGGCATTCTGATGGCGGGCGCCGTCCTGGTGATCGTTCCGATTCTCCTCGTTTTCGCGGCCCTGCAGCGCTATATCGTGGCCGGTCTCACCCAGGGCAGCACCACCGGGTAG
- a CDS encoding carbohydrate ABC transporter permease, protein MTRQLTDSPPATAGTVTQSPRRRRWSRRTRRDFLVFLALALPNLALIAVFTYLPLINNIYYSTLDWTLGSASATVVGLDNYVTFFTSPDASKVLGTTAIFTVVTVGGSMVLGLLVALALNSKVRGTTFARSAVFAPYVLSGVGVGLVWLFIFDPGYGVLSWLLRGIGQQSPQWINDPQLSLVMVIIVYVWKNLGYCAVVYLAGLQSLPQDVMEAASLDGANGFRRFISMSIPLLSPTTFFLLITTMLSSLQAFDLIRIMTPLGSGTSTLIYEAYLQAFGAFNRAGYSASISVVLFVILLVITVLQVRFVERKVHYS, encoded by the coding sequence ATGACAAGACAATTGACCGACAGTCCTCCGGCCACCGCCGGGACCGTCACGCAGAGCCCGCGGCGGCGACGCTGGTCTCGTCGGACACGCAGGGACTTCCTGGTGTTCCTCGCGCTCGCCCTGCCCAACCTGGCGTTGATAGCGGTGTTCACGTACCTGCCGCTGATCAACAACATCTACTACTCGACGCTGGACTGGACGCTCGGCTCAGCCTCCGCAACCGTCGTCGGCCTGGACAATTACGTCACCTTCTTCACCAGTCCCGACGCCTCCAAGGTGTTGGGGACCACAGCGATTTTCACCGTCGTAACTGTCGGCGGCTCCATGGTCCTCGGCCTGCTGGTCGCCCTCGCCCTGAACTCGAAGGTCCGCGGCACGACTTTCGCCCGGTCCGCGGTCTTTGCCCCGTATGTGCTCAGCGGGGTCGGTGTCGGTCTGGTCTGGTTGTTCATCTTCGACCCGGGCTACGGGGTGCTCTCCTGGCTGCTCCGCGGGATCGGGCAGCAGAGCCCGCAGTGGATCAATGACCCGCAACTGTCCCTGGTGATGGTGATCATCGTCTACGTGTGGAAGAACCTGGGCTACTGCGCGGTGGTCTATCTCGCCGGCTTGCAATCACTCCCGCAGGACGTCATGGAAGCGGCCTCACTGGACGGCGCCAACGGTTTCCGCCGTTTCATCAGCATGTCGATTCCCCTGCTCTCGCCCACCACGTTCTTCCTGCTGATCACCACCATGCTCAGCTCGCTGCAGGCATTCGACCTTATCCGGATCATGACCCCCCTGGGCAGCGGTACCAGCACGTTGATCTACGAGGCGTACCTGCAGGCCTTCGGCGCCTTCAACCGCGCCGGGTACTCGGCGTCCATCTCCGTGGTTCTCTTCGTGATCCTGCTGGTTATTACCGTGCTGCAGGTGCGGTTCGTCGAACGGAAGGTGCACTACTCGTGA